The window ATTCTCACTCCGAAACCACCGGGTAATATATAATCTTTAATACGACCTGCAGTAGGCATAAAATTTTTAAATGGATTTTCAGCATTGATTCTAAATTCAAAAGCATGGCCATTTAAATTAACTTCCTCTTGATGAATTGTTAAATGGACACCACTTGCAATCTTAAGTTGCCAAGCAACCAAATCAATCCCCGTAACCATTTCTGTTACAGGATGCTCTACTTGTATTCTTGTATTCATTTCCATGAAGTAATATTCATTAGCGTCTAGATCATATATGAACTCTATTGTTCCAGCACCTTTATAGTCACACGCTTTAGCTGCTCTAACACTCGCTTCCCCCATATCTTGACGCATTCGTTCGGTGAGTACTCTAGATGGTGCCTCTTCAATCAGTTTTTGCATTCTTCTTTGAATAGTACAATCTCTCTCACCAAGGTGAATCACATGTCCATATTCATCAGCAAGAATTTGAAATTCAATATGTCTAAAATTTTCTATACATTTCTCTAAATAAACACTTTTATTTCCGAATGCAGATTCGGCTTCTTTTTGTGTCATATTGAATCCTTGAATTAATTCTTCCTCATCATATGCTTTTCGGATTCCTTTACCACCACCGCCATGCGCTGCTTTGATAATGATAGGATAGCCAATGTCATTAGCAACTTGGATAGCTTCATCTACTGTATCGATAATTCCATCACTTCCTGGGACACATGGAACATGCGCTTCTTTCATAAGACCTTTAGCTACATCTTTAATTCCCATCTTTTGAATTGTTTGATAACTCGGTCCGATAAACTTTATATTACACGCTTCACATAGCTCTGCAAAATCAGCATTCTCAGCTAAAAAACCATATCCAGGATGTATACCATCACAATTAGTTGATGTTGCAACAGATATAATGTTAGACATGTTTAAATAACTTTCTTTGCTTAATGCGGGACCAATACAATATGCTTCATCCGCAATTTTAACATGTAACGAGTCTGCATCAACATCAGAATAGACAGCAACGGTTTCAATATTTAATTCTCTACAAGCTCTTATAATTCTTACAGCTATTTCGCCACGGTTCGCTACGAGTACTTTTTTCATTATTTCACTTTGAACAATGGTTGATTGTATTCAACCATTTGCCCATCCTCCACTAGAATTTCTATGACTTCACCAGATACTTCAGCTTGTATTTCATTAAATAACTTCATTGCCTCTAATATACATACGATACTACTTTCAGTCACACGATCTCCTACTTCAACATATGCTCCTTCTTCAGGTGATGGTGCTTTATAAAATGTACCAACCATCGGTGCTTTGACATATTGAACAGATAAGTCTTCTTCTTGATTTTCACGATTAGCATTTTTATTGATCTGAATTTGTGAGTCTTCTTGCTTAGCTAAGTTTTGATTATTTTCATTAGGCTGTTGAATGGAATGCTGTTGCACATATTCAACTTGTTTTTGCTCTTTCTTTAATGTGATTTTATGTTCATCATCTTCTATTGAGATTTCCGATAAATTTGATTCATTTAATACATCTATAAGTTCTTTAATTTTATTATATTCCATAAACTTTTCTCCTCCTACAATGAGTACATTGCTATTTTACTTTAGTGGTCAGACCAATTCAATGATTAAAAAAATAAAAGAGCATTCGCCCTTTTATTTCCATTTATTAAGCTCTTGAAACGTATGATCCATCCTCAGTATTGATCACTAACTTGTCACCTTGGTTAACAAATAAAGGAACTTGTAAATCGACTCCAGTTTCAACAGTGGCTGTTTTCGTTGCACCACTAGCTGTATCACCTTTAATTCCCGGTTCTGTTTCAGTCACTTCGAGTGTAACCGTTTTCGGTAATTCAACACCAATTGTTTCACCTTCATACATTTGTATGCTAACTTCCATATTTGCTAGCAAATATTTTAGTTCGTCTTGAAGA of the Abyssicoccus albus genome contains:
- the accC gene encoding acetyl-CoA carboxylase biotin carboxylase subunit — translated: MKKVLVANRGEIAVRIIRACRELNIETVAVYSDVDADSLHVKIADEAYCIGPALSKESYLNMSNIISVATSTNCDGIHPGYGFLAENADFAELCEACNIKFIGPSYQTIQKMGIKDVAKGLMKEAHVPCVPGSDGIIDTVDEAIQVANDIGYPIIIKAAHGGGGKGIRKAYDEEELIQGFNMTQKEAESAFGNKSVYLEKCIENFRHIEFQILADEYGHVIHLGERDCTIQRRMQKLIEEAPSRVLTERMRQDMGEASVRAAKACDYKGAGTIEFIYDLDANEYYFMEMNTRIQVEHPVTEMVTGIDLVAWQLKIASGVHLTIHQEEVNLNGHAFEFRINAENPFKNFMPTAGRIKDYILPGGFGVRIDSACFNGYAIPPYYDSMVAKLIIHADNRQEAINRSKRALEEFNIGGISSTIPFHLAMLNNEDFNNNNYNTNYLSKHDIMGSIDE
- the accB gene encoding acetyl-CoA carboxylase biotin carboxyl carrier protein, translated to MEYNKIKELIDVLNESNLSEISIEDDEHKITLKKEQKQVEYVQQHSIQQPNENNQNLAKQEDSQIQINKNANRENQEEDLSVQYVKAPMVGTFYKAPSPEEGAYVEVGDRVTESSIVCILEAMKLFNEIQAEVSGEVIEILVEDGQMVEYNQPLFKVK